The Solenopsis invicta isolate M01_SB chromosome 12, UNIL_Sinv_3.0, whole genome shotgun sequence genome window below encodes:
- the LOC105204988 gene encoding uncharacterized protein LOC105204988 codes for MNFATLHVSTPQLMTSALIYIQGDNHKQIKCRALLDTCATANFITESMVNRLKLPVTMQSLSISAINGTSTESKGIVHITIQSIHDDFTKSLTCLTIPSITDFVPSETFPRNSVKIPRNIRLADPDFHLPQPVDLLIGSGATLSLFAVGQISLSNEKHDLYIQKTRLGWVIAGNATSQRPANPICHLTRLEELISKFWKIEEVATNKSLSPEEIACEEHYQRTVSRNEDGRYIVRLPFRKINARLGDSRVIALKRLSALERKLNANSTLKIEYTKVIDEYINLNHMSEIEEPEDDGYYMPHHSVIKESSNTTRVRVVFDASAKTSNGTSLNDTLMVGPTVQDKLISHLLRFRSYNYVLTADIEKMYRQILVHDEDRRYQRILWRKNGKIKTFQLNTLTFGIASSPFLAIRTIQKLADDERSSYPRAAEVIESHLYVDDLLTGTETIDEARKLRDDIISLLALGGFSIRQWASNDKRVINDLPMNALHENFALNTDRALKTLGVSWNTRDDGIYYSTNPIKNIGKITKRSILSEIAKIFDPLGLLGPIILYIKKIMQDVWRCGLQWDESVPQNIYTEWLEFIKQWEAMSRVSFPRKLLIENCQDVQLHGFCDASNVGYGACIYVRSTGECGDTIVRLLCAKSRVAPLKTVTIPRLELCGALIVAQLYKEIKDVLDFPINKIVFWSDSTIVLHWLNTSSYLLKTYVANRVESIQEITGSHEWRHVRTADNPADAISRGQLPRAFTQNKVWSSGPSWLVEEEDKWPKQDPQIIEIPELKKNVCLITEAHDFGFGLINKHASYYKLRKIVAYCRRFRPRNEYSGPLHAKELDEAEIRVLRWLQASRFADEIAKLKKNNLSHTNKIAKLNPFLDENGVIRVGGRLQASNMSFAQKHQILLPSRHSLTDSIIRETHERHYHPGIVTTLHLVRQKFWLLDGRNQVRKIIRSCARCFRFNAQVVEHKMGNLPIARVQEAIPFTNTGIDFCGPFYIKERKYRNRTRIKVYICIFVCMSIKAVHLELVSDLSSEGFIAALRRFIARRGMPAHIHSDNGSNFVGANNQLKELYALFNSEQHQTVLNKFISDHKITWHFIPPAAPHFGGIWESMVKLFKHHFKRVVGDSLFTFEQLNTFITEVEGILNSRPITSLSSDPNDLLVLTPAHYLIGKPLTTLPEGDLSCVPVNRLSVWQHISKIRQDFWARWNLEYLNELQIRNKWTKDGPKLEAGSIVCIKDKNLPCNQWMLGRIVETHPGADGIVRAASIKTATGIIKRAARALCPLPIER; via the coding sequence ATGAATTTCGCGACCTTACACGTTTCTACACCACAATTAATGACGAGCGCATTAATTTACATTCAAGGCGATAATCACAAGCAAATCAAATGTCGTGCACTCTTGGATACTTGCGCCACTGCTAATTTTATTACGGAATCGATGGTAAATCGTTTAAAATTGCCTGTGACGATGCAATCGTTATCAATTAGCGCAATTAATGGCACAAGCACTGAGTCGAAAGGCATAGTGCATATCACAATACAATCCATACACGACGATTTTACAAAAAGTCTGACGTGTTTAACAATTCCGTCGATTACCGATTTCGTTCCATCCGAAACATTCCCACGTAACTCAGTTAAAATACCGCGAAATATCAGACTCGCAGATCCAGACTTCCATTTACCGCAGCCGGTCGACTTATTAATCGGTTCCGGAGCGACGCTTTCCTTGTTCGCAGTCGGTCAAATAAGTTTATCAAACGAAAAACACGATCTTTACATACAAAAGACGCGACTCGGATGGGTAATCGCCGGGAATGCGACATCACAAAGACCAGCAAATCCAATATGTCATTTAACGCGTTTAGAAGAATTAATCTCTAAATTTTGGAAAATCGAAGAGGTCGCGACAAATAAATCACTTTCCCCAGAGGAAATCGCATGTGAAGAACATTATCAAAGAACAGTATCGCGTAACGAAGACGGTCGATACATAGTTCGCTTACCGTTTCGAAAAATTAACGCCCGTCTCGGCGATTCCCGAGTCATCGCGCTTAAACGTTTATCGGCATTGGAACGCAAACTTAACGCGAACAGTACATTAAAAATCGAGTATACTAAAGTAATAGACGAATATATAAATCTAAACCACATGTCCGAAATCGAGGAACCTGAAGATGACGGTTATTATATGCCTCATCACTCGGTAATTAAAGAATCAAGCAATACTACGAGAGTGCGAGTAGTGTTCGACGCATCGGCAAAGACAAGTAACGGTACATCTTTAAACGATACGCTGATGGTAGGCCCGACCGTACAAGACAAGTTAATTTCGCATTTACTTCGCTTCCGTTCTTACAATTACGTCTTAACAGCAGACATCGAAAAGATGTACAGACAAATACTCGTACACGACGAAGATCGACGCTATCAGCGCATATTATGGCGCAAAAACGGGAAAATAAAAACGTTCCAATTAAATACGCTCACTTTCGGGATTGCATCTTCGCCGTTCCTGGCAATTCGAACCATCCAAAAACTAGCAGACGACGAACGATCGTCATATCCGCGAGCAGCCGAAGTAATCGAGTCACATTTATACGTAGATGATCTATTAACCGGCACTGAGACAATAGACGAGGCTCGAAAATTACGAGACGATATAATATCATTACTAGCTCTCGGCGGGTTTAGTATAAGACAGTGGGCGTCCAACGACAAACGCGTAATTAATGATTTACCGATGAACGCGTTACACGAGAATTTCGCGTTAAATACAGATCGCGCTCTAAAAACATTGGGCGTATCGTGGAATACACGCGATGACGGAATATATTACTCGACGAATCCGATTAAAAATATCGGAAAAATTACCAAAAGAAGTATATTATCCGAAATCGCGAAGATATTTGATCCTTTAGGATTATTAGGCCCGATTATTCTatacattaagaaaataatgcaaGACGTGTGGCGGTGTGGTCTACAGTGGGACGAGTCTGTGCCACAAAACATATATACCGAATGGTTAGAGTTTATAAAACAATGGGAAGCAATGAGTCGAGTTTCCTTCCCGCGTAAACTGCTAATTGAAAATTGTCAAGACGTACAATTGCACGGATTTTGTGACGCGAGCAATGTAGGCTACGGTGCATGCATATACGTGCGTTCGACGGGAGAATGCGGAGACACAATAGTTAGACTACTGTGCGCAAAATCGCGAGTAGCACCATTAAAAACAGTCACTATACCACGGCTTGAGTTGTGCGGCGCATTAATAGTAGCGCAAttatacaaagaaataaaagacGTGCTAGATTTTCCCAtaaacaaaatcgttttttgGTCGGACTCGACTATAGTATTGCATTGGTTAAACACATCGTCGTACTTATTAAAGACGTACGTCGCGAATCGCGTAGAAAGCATTCAGGAAATCACCGGATCACATGAATGGCGACATGTCAGAACTGCAGATAACCCCGCGGACGCAATTTCGAGAGGACAATTACCACGAGCGTTTACCCAGAATAAGGTGTGGTCGTCCGGGCCTTCGTGGTTGGTCGAGGAGGAAGACAAATGGCCAAAACAAGATCCCCAAATAATTGAAATACCAGAACTAAAAAAGAATGTATGTCTAATAACCGAGGCACACGATTTCGGATtcggattaattaataaacatgcCTCCTATTACAAATTGCGTAAAATTGTCGCGTACTGCCGTCGTTTCCGGCCCCGTAATGAATACTCCGGTCCATTACACGCGAAGGAGCTAGACGAAGCCGAAATTCGAGTATTAAGGTGGCTACAGGCTAGCCGTTTCGCCGACGAGATCgcgaaattaaaaaagaacaatttgaGTCACACAAATAAAATCGCGAAGTTGAACCCATTTTTGGACGAAAACGGAGTAATCAGAGTCGGAGGACGGCTACAAGCCTCGAATATGTCTTTCGCGCAAAAACATCAGATTTTGCTTCCTAGCCGGCATAGCTTAACTGATAGTATTATTCGCGAAACACACGAAAGACATTATCATCCCGGTATAGTAACTACATTACACCTCGTTCGTCAAAAATTTTGGTTACTCGATGGCAGGAATCAAGTACGGAAAATTATACGCTCCTGCGCGCGTTGTTTCCGATTCAATGCCCAAGTAGTCGAGCACAAAATGGGAAATCTCCCAATCGCACGCGTACAGGAAGCAATACCGTTCACTAACACCGGTATTGATTTCTGTGGGCCGTTTTACATTAAGGAAAGAAAGTATAGAAATCGAACGCGAATCAAGGTATACATCTGCATATTCGTGTGCATGTCAATCAAGGCGGTGCATCTCGAACTCGTGAGCGATTTGTCGTCCGAGGGTTTTATTGCAGCGTTGCGACGATTTATTGCAAGGCGCGGAATGCCAGCGCATATTCACTCCGATAACGGCAGCAATTTCGTGGGCGCGAATAACCAACTCAAGGAACTGTATGCGTTGTTCAATTCTGAACAACATCAGACCGTTCTAAATAAATTCATAAGCGATCATAAAATTACATGGCACTTTATACCTCCCGCCGCTCCACATTTCGGTGGAATTTGGGAGTCGATGGTTAAACTTTTCAAACACCACTTCAAACGAGTGGTAGGAGATTCGTTATTCACATTTGAACAATTGAATACATTTATTACTGAAGTCGAAGGCATTCTTAACTCACGGCCGATCACATCTCTATCATCAGATCCGAATGACTTGCTTGTGTTAACCCCCGCTCATTACTTAATCGGCAAACCGTTGACGACCCTTCCGGAGGGCGATTTGTCATGTGTTCCAGTTAACCGGCTATCTGTTTGGCAACACATCTCGAAGATCCGACAGGACTTCTGGGCTCGATGGAACCTGGAGTATTTAAATGAACTCCAAATCCGGAACAAATGGACGAAAGATGGACCCAAGCTCGAAGCGGGGAGTATTGTCTGCATAAAGGACAAAAATCTGCCCTGTAATCAATGGATGCTAGGCAGAATCGTAGAAACACATCCGGGCGCAGACGGAATAGTACGAGCCGCCTCCATAAAAACTGCAACCGGCATCATCAAGCGAGCGGCAAGGGCCTTATGTCCACTTCCCATCGAGCGATAG